A genome region from bacterium includes the following:
- a CDS encoding biotin--[acetyl-CoA-carboxylase] ligase — protein sequence MPDINYKLIQLEEVDSTNEYAKKLVLHEDILDTYVVVANHQTHGKGRLGRKWESPRGMGLWISIILKPGKSHEEMVWTNFMVSVTVCEALKELTRLLFELKWPNDILINGKKICGILTETVNKNKKVFLIIGIGININQQDFPGPLDGSATSLFIETQTVWDRWVILEKIMSGFDDNNINLSPEIITRWKSLSGMLGHRITVVQGDHTFEAMATDIAKDGALVVERNGRAEKLYAGDVHILVN from the coding sequence ATGCCTGATATCAACTATAAGCTTATTCAACTGGAAGAAGTTGATTCAACCAATGAATATGCAAAAAAACTTGTGCTGCACGAGGATATTCTGGATACATACGTCGTGGTTGCAAATCATCAAACCCACGGCAAAGGGCGGCTGGGCAGAAAGTGGGAATCCCCGCGGGGCATGGGACTTTGGATTTCAATCATCCTGAAACCGGGAAAGAGCCATGAAGAAATGGTCTGGACTAATTTTATGGTGTCCGTGACCGTTTGTGAAGCGCTCAAGGAACTGACACGGTTGCTGTTTGAACTTAAATGGCCGAACGACATTCTAATTAATGGTAAGAAGATTTGTGGAATTTTAACGGAAACGGTGAACAAGAACAAAAAAGTATTCCTGATCATCGGTATAGGCATCAATATCAATCAGCAAGACTTTCCGGGGCCTCTGGACGGATCGGCAACTTCACTTTTCATTGAAACGCAAACCGTATGGGATCGTTGGGTTATACTCGAGAAAATAATGTCCGGATTTGACGATAACAACATCAATTTAAGTCCAGAAATTATCACACGATGGAAATCGCTATCCGGTATGCTCGGGCATCGGATTACGGTTGTGCAGGGTGATCATACATTTGAAGCAATGGCAACAGACATCGCGAAAGATGGCGCTTTAGTTGTAGAAAGAAACGGAAGAGCTGAAAAACTATACGCCGGGGATGTGCATATATTGGTTAATTAA
- a CDS encoding cobalamin B12-binding domain-containing protein → MNKKIKVLVAKPGLDGHDRGAKIIASALRDAGMEVIYTGLRQTPEMIVSAAVQEDVDVVAVSILSGSHMTLFPKILDQMKKEELENILLIGGGIIPDKDAEELEKMGVGKLFGPGTATTDVVMYIQDWMRSHQTEPIT, encoded by the coding sequence ATGAATAAGAAGATCAAAGTTTTAGTAGCTAAACCGGGACTGGACGGCCACGACCGCGGCGCTAAAATTATTGCCAGTGCGCTTAGGGATGCGGGCATGGAAGTCATTTATACAGGATTACGCCAAACTCCAGAGATGATTGTGAGCGCAGCCGTTCAGGAAGACGTCGACGTAGTTGCAGTCAGTATTTTATCGGGATCCCACATGACGTTATTTCCTAAAATACTGGATCAGATGAAAAAAGAGGAACTTGAAAATATACTTCTGATCGGTGGCGGCATTATCCCGGATAAAGACGCTGAGGAACTCGAAAAAATGGGCGTGGGAAAACTCTTCGGCCCTGGAACTGCTACAACGGATGTGGTTATGTATATTCAAGACTGGATGCGCAGTCACCAAACCGAGCCAATAACTTAA
- a CDS encoding 5'-deoxyadenosine deaminase, with the protein MKRIIKNGKIVTMNAAREVLRGDILIEGDRIEKVGRLNRSDFENAKTMDASELTVSPGFVQTHVHLCQTLFRNLADDLELLDWLKIKIWPFEGAHSPQSIALSARIGLTELIKCGTTTIMDMATVHHTDRVFEEIEKSGIRAICGKAMMDDCAGAPKSLTESMRWSIDESLRLKKDWHGKSNGRLRFAFAPRFVLSCSEKLLCEVRDIAAEEKLLIHTHSSENRGELDEVVRRYQKSNIEYFHHINLTGERLCLAHCIWLNSNEMDILQETQTKVLHCPSSNLKLGSGIAPVPEMLDRGITVSLGADGAPCNNNLDIFQEMRLAALIQKPRVGPKSLTAEKVFEMATIQGARALGMEKEIGSIEPGKKADLVLMDLENVHSMPEENIYSSIIYSARSTDVKTVIVDGKVVMKNRELRTIDEQQVVKNIRPQIKKLLNRI; encoded by the coding sequence GTGAAGAGGATAATCAAAAACGGAAAAATTGTTACCATGAATGCTGCGCGTGAAGTATTGCGCGGCGATATTCTGATTGAAGGTGATAGGATCGAGAAAGTTGGACGTTTAAACCGATCTGATTTCGAAAATGCAAAAACCATGGATGCCTCGGAGTTGACTGTTTCGCCGGGTTTTGTCCAAACGCATGTGCATTTGTGTCAAACCCTTTTTCGTAATCTTGCGGACGATCTTGAACTGCTTGATTGGCTGAAAATAAAAATCTGGCCGTTCGAGGGCGCTCATTCGCCTCAATCGATAGCCTTGTCAGCCAGAATCGGGTTGACCGAACTTATCAAATGCGGTACCACAACGATTATGGATATGGCTACGGTTCATCACACCGACCGGGTTTTTGAAGAAATCGAAAAATCCGGGATACGAGCAATTTGCGGAAAAGCCATGATGGATGACTGTGCTGGCGCCCCGAAGAGCCTGACGGAATCTATGAGATGGTCGATCGATGAGAGTTTGCGTCTTAAAAAAGACTGGCATGGAAAGTCCAATGGACGGTTACGATTTGCCTTTGCGCCTCGATTTGTGTTGTCCTGCAGTGAGAAACTTTTGTGTGAAGTGCGTGATATTGCAGCTGAGGAGAAATTACTTATTCATACTCATTCTTCCGAAAATCGGGGCGAACTTGACGAAGTAGTCCGACGTTATCAAAAAAGCAATATTGAATATTTTCATCATATTAATTTGACCGGGGAACGATTATGTCTTGCTCACTGCATATGGCTTAATTCGAATGAAATGGATATTCTGCAGGAAACGCAGACTAAAGTGCTGCATTGCCCATCGTCAAATCTAAAATTGGGATCGGGAATTGCTCCCGTTCCGGAAATGCTCGACCGCGGCATTACGGTATCTTTGGGCGCTGACGGAGCTCCATGTAACAATAATCTGGATATATTTCAGGAAATGCGTTTGGCTGCGCTTATTCAAAAACCCAGAGTAGGCCCTAAATCCCTGACGGCGGAAAAAGTATTTGAAATGGCAACTATCCAGGGCGCACGCGCGCTTGGAATGGAAAAAGAAATCGGGAGCATTGAACCTGGGAAAAAGGCAGATCTTGTTTTGATGGACTTAGAAAATGTACACTCTATGCCGGAAGAAAACATATACTCCAGCATTATCTATTCAGCCAGATCCACAGATGTTAAAACGGTAATTGTCGACGGTAAGGTTGTAATGAAGAATCGTGAATTACGAACCATAGACGAGCAGCAAGTTGTCAAAAATATTCGTCCACAGATCAAAAAACTATTAAATCGGATATGA
- the lptB gene encoding LPS export ABC transporter ATP-binding protein, with protein sequence MDANRDTPTSRASAHTVELSADYIDHQREAKKTLRAEALVKKYGGRSVVNGVDVQVTQGEIVGLLGPNGAGKTTTFYMITGMIKPNVGRIFLDEKNITKMAMYRRARMGIGYLSQEASIFRKLTVEQNIMAILQTLDISRQERKQRLEQLLEDMTITRIAKNKGYSLSGGERRRTEIARALVTNPRFLLLDEPFAGIDPIAVEDIQSIVKELRERGIGILITDHNVHETLAITNRAYLLFDGKVLKSGSAEYLADDPEARKLYLGDKFKLRH encoded by the coding sequence ATGGATGCGAACCGTGACACACCTACGAGTCGCGCGTCTGCGCATACCGTTGAATTATCAGCAGATTACATTGACCACCAGCGTGAAGCAAAGAAAACCTTGCGCGCAGAAGCTCTTGTTAAGAAATACGGCGGTCGAAGCGTAGTGAACGGCGTTGACGTTCAGGTTACTCAGGGAGAAATCGTAGGGCTGCTCGGCCCCAACGGTGCGGGAAAAACTACGACGTTTTATATGATCACCGGCATGATCAAGCCTAACGTCGGCCGAATATTTCTCGACGAAAAAAATATTACCAAAATGGCAATGTACCGCCGGGCGCGCATGGGCATAGGCTATCTGTCTCAGGAAGCATCCATATTCCGAAAATTGACTGTTGAACAAAACATCATGGCCATTCTGCAGACTTTGGATATTTCGCGACAGGAACGTAAGCAGAGACTTGAACAATTACTGGAGGACATGACGATCACGCGCATTGCGAAGAACAAAGGGTATTCGCTATCGGGAGGCGAGCGACGCAGAACCGAGATTGCGCGGGCGTTAGTGACCAATCCCCGATTCTTACTTCTGGACGAACCGTTCGCAGGCATAGATCCTATCGCCGTTGAAGATATCCAATCCATTGTAAAAGAATTGCGCGAGCGCGGCATTGGGATTCTGATTACTGACCATAATGTTCACGAGACGCTCGCTATTACCAATCGCGCTTATCTGCTTTTCGACGGCAAAGTGCTGAAAAGCGGTTCAGCCGAATATTTAGCAGATGATCCCGAAGCGCGTAAATTATATCTTGGCGATAAATTCAAGCTTAGACATTAA
- a CDS encoding cysteine methyltransferase encodes MKKKVSVQNSYSIIWETVKRIPKGKVSTYGQIARIAGLGENARLVGYAMHNIPRGSSIPWHRVINSKGMISLPQKDGMYQLQKKLLKKENIVFKGEKIDLTKFEWTPKD; translated from the coding sequence ATGAAAAAAAAAGTTTCTGTACAAAATTCCTATTCCATCATCTGGGAAACCGTAAAACGAATTCCAAAAGGCAAAGTATCAACTTACGGCCAGATTGCGCGTATCGCGGGATTGGGCGAGAATGCGCGTCTAGTCGGATACGCCATGCACAATATTCCACGCGGCTCATCCATTCCGTGGCACCGCGTGATCAATTCCAAAGGTATGATTTCGTTACCGCAAAAAGACGGAATGTATCAGCTGCAGAAGAAGTTATTAAAAAAAGAAAATATTGTTTTTAAAGGTGAAAAGATCGATCTGACTAAGTTTGAGTGGACCCCGAAAGACTGA
- a CDS encoding SDR family oxidoreductase codes for MRIVVTGGAGFLGSHLCDRLLAEGHEVISIDNLITGSIANIEHIRNENFTFIFYDVTNYLYVDGQVDFVFHFASPASPIDYLELPIQTLKVGSLGTHKALGLAKHKNAGFLLASTSETYGDPLINPQHEEYWGNVNPVGPRGVYDEAKRFAEAMTMAYHTFHKVDTRIVRIFNTYGPRNRANDGRVVPSFINQAIRNEPITVFGEGKQTRSFCYVSDLIDGIYRLMKSDEHWPVNIGNPNEMTILQFAEIIIELTNSKSKIIHKPLPQDDPAVRRPDISKAKRVLGWEPKVDIRDGLSKTIEFYRALMNRK; via the coding sequence ATGAGAATTGTCGTTACGGGAGGCGCCGGGTTTTTGGGCTCACATCTGTGTGACCGCTTGCTTGCAGAAGGACATGAGGTTATTAGTATTGATAATCTGATCACCGGCAGCATTGCTAATATCGAACACATCCGAAATGAGAATTTCACTTTTATTTTCTATGATGTAACTAATTATCTTTATGTGGACGGGCAGGTTGATTTTGTTTTTCATTTTGCCAGCCCGGCAAGCCCGATCGATTATTTGGAATTGCCGATACAAACCCTTAAAGTCGGATCACTCGGAACACACAAGGCGCTTGGGCTGGCTAAACATAAAAACGCCGGCTTCCTATTAGCATCCACTTCCGAAACGTACGGCGACCCCTTGATCAATCCGCAACATGAAGAATACTGGGGCAATGTTAATCCGGTCGGGCCGCGCGGCGTTTACGACGAAGCAAAACGTTTCGCGGAGGCCATGACCATGGCCTATCACACATTTCATAAAGTGGACACGCGAATTGTACGTATATTTAATACCTACGGGCCGCGTAACCGCGCCAATGACGGACGTGTCGTACCGTCCTTTATCAATCAAGCTATTCGTAACGAACCCATTACCGTTTTTGGCGAAGGCAAACAAACGCGTTCGTTTTGCTACGTCAGTGACCTCATCGACGGTATTTACCGGTTGATGAAGTCCGACGAACATTGGCCGGTCAATATAGGCAATCCAAACGAGATGACTATTCTGCAATTTGCAGAGATTATCATTGAACTAACCAATAGTAAAAGTAAAATTATTCATAAACCTCTCCCACAGGACGACCCGGCTGTGCGCCGTCCGGATATCAGTAAAGCAAAAAGAGTTCTGGGATGGGAACCGAAAGTTGATATTCGGGACGGTTTAAGTAAGACGATAGAATTTTACCGGGCGCTGATGAATAGGAAGTGA
- the recO gene encoding DNA repair protein RecO, which produces MSIQRTEAIILKTIPYGETSKILTTFTKNMGKVNLLAKGARDVKSKYGGSLELFTYISVIYYDRTERDLQYVSDVSVIDPFLQIHNDLDRTYEALAIIEMCNRLIHANEDNLHLFDLLVQTLQGIDRAEKRPVNGLLYFMLHVATRLGFTMDFDSCKNCRDVMDHKELNFSVEHGRVVCESCPSHLRNVSGALLSKESLGIMRQIARSHGNGIYNIAMSEKACNEVYHLLLRHLQYHMEELQNLNSLSFLKLA; this is translated from the coding sequence ATGTCGATCCAGCGAACGGAAGCTATAATTCTTAAGACCATTCCCTATGGGGAAACCAGCAAAATCCTTACCACTTTTACGAAAAATATGGGTAAGGTCAATTTGCTTGCAAAAGGCGCACGCGACGTAAAGAGTAAATACGGCGGATCATTGGAATTATTTACGTACATCTCGGTCATTTACTATGATCGGACAGAAAGAGACCTGCAATATGTCTCAGATGTGAGCGTTATTGATCCGTTTCTACAAATTCATAACGACCTGGACAGAACATATGAAGCGCTGGCTATTATAGAAATGTGCAACCGTTTAATCCACGCCAATGAAGATAATTTGCACTTATTTGACCTTTTGGTACAAACCCTGCAGGGAATTGACCGCGCTGAAAAAAGACCTGTGAACGGGTTATTGTATTTCATGTTGCACGTCGCGACTCGATTAGGATTCACGATGGACTTTGATTCATGCAAAAATTGCCGAGATGTGATGGACCACAAAGAACTGAATTTCAGTGTAGAACATGGCCGAGTGGTTTGCGAATCTTGCCCATCTCACCTGCGGAATGTTTCAGGCGCATTGTTGTCAAAAGAATCGTTGGGTATTATGAGACAGATAGCCCGTTCACACGGCAATGGAATATACAATATTGCGATGTCAGAGAAAGCTTGCAATGAAGTCTACCACTTGCTTCTTAGGCACTTGCAGTATCATATGGAGGAATTACAGAATCTAAATTCGCTTTCTTTTTTGAAATTAGCGTAA
- the rpoN gene encoding RNA polymerase factor sigma-54 yields MSQGMKQVLSQQMKMTPQQILLSSLLQLPLQQLEQRLKQELEMNPLLEEAQELEEVVEQEEELELEEEEKQELLQKQEKDEKEREEEQIKAEREKERKEEEEVDWDKFLNDENNFEVRTPRDFSSEEDESEWIQPDQKTLADFLIEQLRFTPLNEKEREIGEYIIWNINEDGYLMFDEPVLEKSKAEEIKSFAEAADDFRDDHISFIQENNTSQPVQNESEIQKKGKPNAKIDPIQAIAEELQTTNAEIEKVLKVVQSLDPPGIAARDLRECILIQLERSKTGFYDDGISLSIQIINEAYNDFINRRYDKVSRQLKIPMESIKNVIGYILQLNPKPGDGYIKPEQNYITPDVLIKKVNDKFEIILNDYGVPNLRINHAYKKMMLEKNKEKKEAKEFIKNKLEAAKWLINSIYRRRDTIYRTVETIVDIQKDFFEKGREFIKPMKLEDVALRIGMDISTISRATNGKYAQTDYGVFELKYFFSTGMVNSDGEDISTKQIKVLLKQVVDEEDKKKPLSDEDLAKILTERGTPIARRTITKYREQMMIPAARLRKEI; encoded by the coding sequence ATGTCCCAGGGTATGAAACAGGTTTTGAGCCAGCAGATGAAGATGACCCCGCAGCAGATATTGCTGTCCAGTCTGCTACAATTGCCTCTACAACAGCTTGAACAAAGGCTCAAACAAGAACTTGAAATGAACCCCTTATTGGAAGAAGCTCAGGAACTTGAAGAAGTTGTCGAACAAGAAGAGGAATTGGAACTCGAAGAAGAAGAAAAACAGGAACTGCTGCAGAAACAGGAGAAAGACGAAAAAGAGAGGGAAGAAGAACAAATCAAGGCTGAACGTGAAAAAGAACGTAAAGAAGAGGAAGAGGTTGATTGGGATAAATTTTTGAATGACGAGAATAATTTTGAAGTGCGAACGCCTCGCGATTTTAGCAGTGAAGAAGACGAGTCGGAATGGATCCAGCCCGATCAAAAGACGCTGGCGGATTTTCTTATAGAACAGCTTCGATTTACTCCGCTGAACGAAAAAGAACGCGAGATCGGCGAATACATTATTTGGAATATTAACGAAGACGGCTACCTCATGTTTGATGAGCCGGTGCTTGAAAAATCAAAGGCCGAAGAAATTAAAAGTTTTGCCGAAGCGGCGGACGATTTCAGAGACGACCATATATCGTTTATTCAGGAAAACAACACGTCTCAGCCGGTTCAAAACGAGTCTGAAATTCAAAAAAAAGGTAAACCAAATGCCAAAATTGACCCTATTCAGGCCATTGCAGAGGAATTGCAAACAACAAATGCTGAGATTGAAAAAGTTTTGAAAGTAGTGCAATCATTGGATCCCCCGGGCATAGCTGCGCGCGATCTAAGGGAATGTATTCTTATTCAGCTAGAGAGATCAAAAACGGGATTTTATGACGATGGGATTTCGTTATCCATCCAAATCATAAACGAAGCATATAACGACTTCATCAATCGCCGTTATGACAAAGTCAGCCGGCAACTCAAAATACCTATGGAATCGATTAAAAACGTTATCGGATACATACTGCAACTTAATCCCAAGCCGGGCGATGGTTATATTAAGCCGGAACAAAACTATATCACACCGGACGTTCTCATCAAGAAAGTGAACGACAAATTTGAAATCATTTTAAACGATTACGGCGTTCCTAATTTACGTATTAATCACGCTTATAAAAAAATGATGCTGGAAAAGAACAAAGAAAAAAAGGAAGCAAAAGAATTTATCAAAAATAAACTAGAGGCTGCTAAATGGCTTATCAACTCCATTTACCGCCGCCGTGATACCATCTACAGAACCGTGGAAACGATCGTCGACATTCAGAAAGACTTTTTCGAAAAAGGGAGAGAATTCATCAAACCCATGAAGCTTGAAGATGTTGCTTTAAGAATCGGCATGGATATATCCACGATCAGTAGAGCAACGAATGGAAAGTACGCGCAGACGGACTACGGGGTTTTTGAATTAAAATATTTCTTTTCGACCGGTATGGTCAATTCCGACGGCGAAGACATCTCTACCAAACAGATTAAAGTTCTATTAAAGCAGGTCGTTGACGAGGAAGATAAGAAGAAACCATTGAGTGACGAGGATCTGGCAAAAATACTCACCGAACGCGGCACGCCGATCGCACGGCGAACCATTACAAAGTATCGCGAGCAAATGATGATTCCGGCCGCCCGTTTAAGAAAAGAAATATGA
- a CDS encoding RNA methyltransferase encodes MVTFERITKNKLQYFSSVLDKKKRQVSGLFHIEGIHLFEEFLKSGFKAEWIVLHTDFISQHPQLANTIWNKFSAITFQANAAEFRKISDTENAQGIAAGIYQKKNNEIDFSTTTKDIIVALDQINDPGNLGTILRSADWFGINKIVLSKSSVDIYNPKVVRASMGSIFRVSCQSLDLPQFLMQAKEKNYSIFAASIDPNAPADFEKTNTSNVIVIGNEAHGISEPIKRLCSHEIRIPKFGHAESLNAATASAILMYEFSKQRYRNAK; translated from the coding sequence ATGGTGACTTTTGAGCGGATAACCAAAAACAAACTGCAGTACTTTTCTTCGGTTTTGGACAAAAAAAAGAGGCAAGTATCGGGGTTATTTCACATCGAGGGCATTCATCTCTTTGAAGAATTTTTGAAAAGTGGATTTAAAGCCGAATGGATAGTCCTTCATACTGACTTTATTTCACAACATCCTCAACTGGCCAATACGATCTGGAACAAATTCTCCGCAATTACTTTTCAGGCAAATGCTGCAGAATTCCGAAAAATATCCGATACGGAAAATGCACAGGGAATTGCTGCGGGTATTTATCAAAAAAAAAATAACGAAATTGATTTTTCTACTACAACAAAAGACATCATCGTAGCTTTAGATCAGATTAACGATCCGGGAAACTTAGGAACGATTCTTCGCAGCGCCGATTGGTTTGGGATTAATAAAATTGTATTAAGTAAATCGTCGGTAGATATTTATAATCCGAAAGTGGTTAGGGCCAGCATGGGATCGATTTTTCGAGTATCCTGTCAGTCACTGGACTTGCCGCAATTTCTGATGCAGGCAAAAGAAAAAAACTATAGCATTTTTGCGGCCTCCATCGATCCAAATGCACCCGCCGACTTTGAGAAAACGAATACGTCCAACGTTATTGTCATCGGGAATGAAGCGCACGGCATTTCAGAGCCCATAAAGCGCCTCTGTTCGCACGAGATCAGAATTCCTAAATTCGGCCATGCAGAATCCCTAAATGCCGCAACTGCTAGCGCAATTTTAATGTACGAATTTTCAAAGCAACGTTACAGGAATGCCAAGTGA
- a CDS encoding nucleoside deaminase produces the protein MSEHDAWMQFAFKEAENAYKKNEIPVGAVVVFENRIIGRGYNQIEMLQDPTAHAEMIAITSAVATIGSKWLNGATLYVTLEPCVMCAGSIVLARMDRVVFGAYDAKTGACASLYNIVQDERLNHRAELIGGVMEDKCSSILKDFFAQLRKRTPNMN, from the coding sequence ATGAGTGAACATGATGCATGGATGCAATTTGCGTTTAAAGAAGCCGAAAATGCATACAAAAAAAATGAGATCCCAGTAGGCGCTGTAGTCGTGTTTGAAAATAGAATTATTGGCAGGGGATACAATCAGATTGAAATGCTCCAAGACCCGACGGCTCACGCTGAAATGATAGCTATTACTTCGGCCGTTGCAACGATCGGTTCTAAGTGGCTGAATGGCGCTACGCTGTATGTGACCCTCGAACCCTGCGTTATGTGCGCAGGGTCGATTGTGCTGGCGCGAATGGATAGGGTCGTATTCGGAGCGTACGATGCAAAAACAGGGGCATGTGCGTCGCTTTATAATATTGTTCAGGACGAAAGACTCAATCACCGCGCAGAATTGATCGGCGGGGTCATGGAAGATAAATGTTCGTCTATTCTCAAGGATTTTTTTGCACAATTGCGTAAACGAACGCCAAATATGAATTAA
- a CDS encoding HAD family phosphatase — translation MNNITSIFWDLGGVVLTNAWDREQRVRVLNEFNIRTGEELNEFGDRHREVAALFESGKFSLQEYLNLTLFGMPQIFTHDQFKEKMFEQSKPLPGLEVLKQVAGTGKYFLASLNNESKELNEHRIRHFDLPNYFGAFFSSCYLNIMKPNPEIYRAALNISHRKAEECVFIDDRSQNVEAARHCGMHAIHYKDPDQLRVELDKLNMSI, via the coding sequence ATGAATAACATTACTTCGATTTTCTGGGATCTGGGAGGGGTCGTACTGACCAATGCATGGGATCGCGAGCAGCGTGTTCGTGTGCTGAATGAATTTAATATCCGTACAGGTGAGGAATTAAACGAATTCGGCGACCGGCACCGCGAAGTAGCTGCGTTGTTTGAAAGCGGCAAATTTTCCCTGCAAGAATATCTGAATCTGACGTTGTTTGGAATGCCTCAGATTTTTACTCACGACCAGTTTAAGGAAAAGATGTTCGAACAGTCGAAACCGTTACCCGGTTTGGAAGTACTCAAGCAAGTTGCCGGAACCGGTAAATATTTTTTGGCGTCGCTGAACAACGAATCCAAAGAACTCAATGAACATCGCATCAGACATTTTGACCTTCCAAATTATTTCGGAGCGTTTTTTTCCTCCTGTTATCTTAACATCATGAAGCCTAATCCTGAGATTTATCGTGCCGCCCTAAATATTTCACACCGCAAGGCGGAGGAGTGTGTATTTATAGATGACCGTTCGCAAAATGTCGAAGCGGCACGGCATTGCGGTATGCACGCAATTCATTACAAAGACCCGGACCAATTACGAGTCGAGCTTGACAAACTCAACATGTCCATCTAA
- a CDS encoding DUF1573 domain-containing protein: MKKKIVIISFVVALCALGFVFQSKLHSGISLFQDLKKAKIEFAEEEFDFGKIKEGELVEHVFTFTNIGNDTLKIAQVRASCGCTATLLSANRIPPQGMGEIKTTFNSKGRFGIQKKTLTVFSNDSDSPAIKLVFRAEIEALENKNP; encoded by the coding sequence ATGAAGAAAAAAATCGTTATTATTAGTTTTGTTGTAGCCCTTTGTGCACTGGGTTTTGTTTTTCAATCAAAGTTACACAGCGGAATTTCCCTATTTCAGGATTTGAAAAAAGCAAAAATAGAATTTGCCGAGGAGGAGTTTGATTTCGGCAAAATCAAAGAAGGCGAATTGGTGGAACACGTATTTACCTTTACCAATATCGGCAACGATACGTTAAAAATAGCGCAGGTAAGAGCCTCATGCGGCTGTACTGCCACTTTGCTGAGCGCCAATCGGATTCCGCCTCAAGGCATGGGAGAAATCAAAACGACGTTTAATTCAAAAGGCAGATTCGGAATACAAAAAAAGACTCTTACTGTTTTTTCAAACGATAGTGATTCACCGGCAATAAAACTCGTTTTTCGTGCGGAAATTGAAGCTTTGGAAAACAAGAACCCTTAA
- the lptC gene encoding LPS export ABC transporter periplasmic protein LptC, with product MVFYINKITVIFVFVAALFPGVACSDLTESGTESVGKDLANPDQEGWNSKAVFTTRGVVEAELFSRHMMRWNAQKLTTFGQSLRVEFYEKGKHNATLTSDSGEVRGATNNLSAFGNVVIVSDSGLMMRTQKIYWDDQKQLVFADGFVTLTSAEDTLNGYGFESNKDLSNWKMKNAYGQSARDIDLRTGSIRSKNEKNVRKQDDEMDKEMQNVLKENK from the coding sequence ATGGTTTTTTATATAAATAAAATCACGGTAATTTTTGTCTTTGTTGCAGCGCTCTTCCCAGGGGTTGCCTGTTCCGATTTGACCGAATCCGGCACCGAATCGGTCGGTAAGGATCTGGCCAATCCTGATCAGGAAGGATGGAATTCTAAAGCTGTTTTTACAACCAGAGGCGTGGTGGAGGCGGAACTTTTTTCAAGGCATATGATGCGGTGGAACGCTCAGAAACTGACGACATTCGGGCAAAGTTTGCGAGTAGAGTTTTATGAAAAGGGAAAACATAATGCGACTTTGACCTCCGACAGCGGAGAAGTTCGCGGCGCCACGAATAATCTTTCTGCTTTTGGAAATGTTGTGATCGTGTCCGACAGCGGACTTATGATGCGAACTCAAAAGATTTACTGGGATGACCAGAAACAGTTAGTATTTGCAGACGGTTTTGTGACCCTGACTTCTGCCGAAGACACGCTCAATGGATATGGATTTGAATCAAACAAGGACTTGTCTAATTGGAAAATGAAGAATGCATACGGACAGTCCGCACGGGATATTGATTTGCGAACGGGTTCGATCCGTTCAAAGAACGAGAAAAACGTTCGAAAGCAGGATGATGAAATGGACAAGGAAATGCAGAACGTGCTGAAGGAAAACAAATAA
- a CDS encoding RNA-binding protein → MNTSKLYVGNLSYKADEQTLADLFKQAGEVTSAKIIVDKMSGRSKGFGFVEMATTEEAAKAIEMFNNFSYMERQLVVNEAKPQEKKSFGDRGDRFSRRDSR, encoded by the coding sequence ATGAATACCAGCAAACTTTACGTTGGTAACCTTTCGTACAAAGCGGACGAACAAACCTTAGCCGATCTGTTTAAACAGGCAGGCGAAGTAACTTCCGCTAAGATCATCGTGGACAAAATGTCCGGTCGTTCAAAAGGTTTCGGTTTTGTCGAAATGGCAACAACCGAAGAGGCAGCAAAAGCCATCGAAATGTTCAACAACTTTTCCTACATGGAAAGACAGTTGGTGGTGAATGAAGCCAAGCCGCAAGAAAAAAAGAGTTTCGGCGATCGCGGCGACCGATTCAGCAGAAGAGATTCACGATAA